The Primulina eburnea isolate SZY01 chromosome 8, ASM2296580v1, whole genome shotgun sequence genome contains a region encoding:
- the LOC140838008 gene encoding THO complex subunit 4B-like, which yields MSNLDLSLDDIIKTSKNSARAPNYGPVPTRRFDNRSADRATPYSFPKARAAETRWSDSMLAEERAAAAFYPIQGGARDLVLETGTKLLISNLDYGVSDLDISELFSDVGELKSCAVHYDKFGRSEGTAEVVFFRRTDAEGAIKRYNHVQLDGKPIKIEIVGVNMLPPSGIPLASFGGSRNNNGAPIWNERVRGRGRGGVRGLLRRGARGVRNSRGNGRGDGTRISAQDLDADLDMYHAAAKETS from the exons ATGTCGAATCTGGACTTGAGTTTGGATGATATAATCAAAACGAGCAAAAATTCGGCCAGAGCACCGAATTACGGGCCGGTGCCGACCAGGCGGTTCGATAACCGTTCTGCTGACCGCGCCACTCCGTACTCCTTTCCCAAG GCTCGGGCAGCGGAGACTCGGTGGAGCGACAGCATGTTGGCGGAAGAGAGGGCCGCTGCGGCGTTTTACCCTATTCAAGGAGGAGCGAGGGATTTGGTACTTGAGACGGGGACGAAACTTTTGATTTCCAATCTGGATTACGGGGTGTCGGACCTTGACATCAGT GAGCTGTTCTCAGATGTAGGTGAGCTGAAAAGTTGTGCAGTTCACTATGACAAATTTGGACGATCAGAG GGGACTGCAGAAGTAGTATTTTTTCGACGTACAGATGCAGAGGGGGCTATCAAAAGATACAATCATGTCCAACTGGATGGAAAGCCCATTAAAATCGAGATTGTAGGGGTGAACATGCTCCCACCTTCTGGGATACCTCTTGCTTCATTTGGTGGCTCTAGGAATAACAATGGTGCTCCCATATG GAATGAGCGAGTTCGAGGAAGAGGAAGAGGTGGTGTTAGAGGACTACTCCGGCGCGGTGCTCGTGGTGTGAGGAATTCTCGTGGAAATGGTAGAGGAGATGGTACGAGGATATctgcacaagatcttgatgcCGATTTGGATATGTACCATGCAGCTGCAAAAGAAACAAGTTAG